ACACCCCCATCACACCGACCGCCCCGCCGCGCCCCACGGGCCTGTCCCGCCTGGCGCAGGACCTGCTGCCAGCGCTGTATCAGCACCGCCTGATCGCGACCAGTCAGCTGCACCGGCTATTCACCCCCCACGCCCGCCGTCCCGTCTACCTGCGCCAGCAGCTCAAGGAGCTGCGCCGCATCGGGCTCGTCGACGCCACCGCCCGGCGTACTTCGCGTATGGGGAACCCGGAGCTGCTGTGGTACATCACCGCGCGCGGCGCCGAAGCAGTCGCCTACGACCCGACGATCCCGCGGCGCGGCTACCGCATCAGCCCGCAGACCGCGGCCTCCCAGCTGCAGGAGCACACCCTCACAGTGGTCGACACGGGCGTCGCGTTCGCCGGCTGGGCGCGCCGCCTCGGGGATGAGTGCTCGCCGCTGGACTGGGAGCCCGAGATCGCGCACCGTATCCGCAACGGTGAATCGCGCGGTGTTGACGACGCGTTCATGATTCCGGACGCCGTGCTGCGCTACACCCATGCCGCCGAGGACGGGCGCCGGCGGATGCTCAGCTTCTTCATCGAGGTCGACCGCGCCACCATGCAGACCACCCGGCTAGCCGCCAAGCTCTCCGCGTACGCCCGCTACCAGAGCTACGTCCCCGCGGCCGGTGGCCGCGGCCGGCGTTCCACCCGCGAGGCCTGGCGCGACCACTACCCGGCCTTCCCCCGCCTGCTCATCGTGCTGACCGGAGCCTCCGACAGGGTTCTGGCCAACCGGATCCAGGACCTGCGCGCCCTCGCAGCCGCGGACCCGCGCGTCGGCCAGCTCAGCGCCGGAGTCACCACTCTGCAGCTCCTGCAGGACAAGGGACCCTTCGCTCCGGTCATGACCCCACTGTCCGGTGACGCAGCCCCGACTGACGTCTTCCTCGCCCCGACCGGAGGTTCCCGTGCATGATGTACGGCGCGCCCTTCTCCGGCGCGTTCCCTCGCCACCCACACCGGCCCCGTCGCCTCGAGGGCACGCCTGCGCACCCGTAGTGGACACAGTCCCGCTGCCGTCCCCGCTCCTCACCGAGCTGATCGCGCTGCGTGCCCATACCCGCCATCTCGGCTGGCTCAGCGAACGCGAGCACTGCCCCGCGCAGTACCAGCGCCTGGCCCGCAGCGTCCCGCAGGACCTCCTGGACGGATGGCTCGCCCAGACCGACGGCACCGGCCGCCTCGAGGATCTGATTCAGGCGCTGGCGCACACGCACCGTCAGGCCCCGAGCACCCACTGTGGATCACCGATGGCGCAATCCCAACGCCATATGACCACAGGGGAGTTCACGTGAAGAGAAAGCGCCAGTGGGCCGTTCTGGTGACCGCGGCAGCCCTGCTGTCGGGCTGTTCCGGGCCCCAGGACAGGGCCGAGGACTCGAGCCAAGCAGCAGCCGAGAGGCCTTCCACCGACCCCAAGTCCACACCGCCCTCCGCCCCGGACCTGCCGGAGGGCATGGTGCGCCTTGGCTCGTCCTTCCCGTTCAGGGAGGAGGGACAGAGTGACTCCTGGACGGTCAGTGTCAGTGCACTCTCCTCGGCCAAGCCGAGCGTGAAAGCTTCCTCGATCCCCGACGGCTGGCGAGCGCTGACCACCAAGGTCACCTTCACCAATACCGACAGCGGAATCGCGGAGCTGCACGGCTCTCTCGACGTCACCGCCCGCTACGGCCCCCAAGGCCGCACAGCAGCCGCGTTCACCGACACCGGCATCAAGGGCCTCGCGTTCCCCGACATCGAATCTCACCCGATCCGAGTTCGCCCCGGCGGCACGTACACCACCACAGTCGGCTACGCGGTCCCAGCCGATACCGCCGGACAACCCCTGACCTTCACCATCGAGGGCGACGACCCCACCTACTTCGAGGGCGCGATCCCAGGCGCCCCGGCCCGCCCCGTCGACACCTCTCACGTTCAGCCCGACACCACCAAAGAGCTGAAGTTCGGCGACTGGGAGGAGGACTCGCCCTGGCTCCGCATCGGCCAGCCCCGCACCGCCGGCGCCACCGCCCAGGGCAAGCGCTACGCGGTCGACCTGAGCTTCTTCAACAACTTTGACGACACCCTTCTTGGCAACCGCCCGGAGGCCAACCTGAAGGTTTACGCCGGAGCGGAGCTCGCCGAGGGCGACTTCGAGGAGAACCTGTCCAATCTGCCATCGCTCGCCTGGATCGCGCCCCAGCGGATGGCCACCGTGACCGTGCACTTCACCATTCCCGGAAAACAGATTGATGGTCCGGTCAGTATCGAAGTGGTCGATCCGTACGGAGAGGACGTCACCTACACGGGCGACGTGAAGAACTGACCGCGCCACGGGACCGCCCTATACCGAAAGGACCGGTGTGTCCCGTTGGGCGGTATTGACGCGTTCGCAGCTTGTGAACTGCCTTTACTGGCTGCGCTGTTGGGGTGAATATGCGTAACGTGTGCATGTGCACGGCAACCACACCCGTCTCGCGCAGCACGACCACACCATCACCCAGCGCGATACACCACAGGTCACCGGCACAGCGGACGAGGAGAACGGGGAGGCGTGATGACGCCAACGGCAAAGGCCAAAAACAACCTACTTCGCAGTCGAAATCGACTTATCGGCACGGCACTTGTGGGCTGTTCCGTCTTCGCCCTCGCTGCCTGCAGTTCTGATTCGAAATCCGACGGGTCCAAGCCGTCCAGCAAGCCGACCAACGCCGAGAAAGTACAACCTTCAAAATCATCCAACCCGCAAGCAGCCGAGAAGAAGGCGGTGCTGTCCGCCTATCAGCACATGCAGAGTGAACGCCTGAAGGCGTATGGGAAGGCCTCCGAGGAGGGAACCGAGCTCCAGAAGTACGCCACCTTGGACGCCTTGGGGCAGTTCCGGCTGGCGATGCTCGACATGAAGAAGGCGGGCACGGTCGTGAAGGGGACGCTGGGGCACCTGGGCACGACCGCGACGATCCAGACCGGTGCCAAGCCACCCTCGGCCAGCGTCAGTGACTGCGTGGACCTGTCGCAGTGGAAGACGTGGGACACCAAGGCCGACAAAGAGATCCCGATGCCGTCGGCACAGCCGCAGCGCTACCGGGCGACAGCGAAGCTGGAGAAGTGGAAGGACGGGTGGATCGTCACCTCCTACCTCCCGCACGGGAACCAGGAATGCTGAGGCGAGCGGCGGCGGCCACAATAGGCGTGCTGGTGGTCTCCTCGAGTGCGGCGCACGCCGACGGCGGTCCGGCGGTGGGCAACGATCCCGGTTGCCGCGGGGCAGCGCCGGACGTGACTGTGTGTGCGAGTGACCCTGTCCGCGCTCCGGGCAAGTCGGACTCCCAGAGCGCGGCTGCCAAGGGCGGCGGGAAGGGGTCCGCTGCCCCAAAGTGCATCTACACCAAGATGGTTCCACAGCCGCCTGCCGAGAACCTCGCAATGCAGGATGGCAAGAAGCGCGGGGGTAAGGGTGCCGCGTACCAGGTCATGTGCCCGGGTACTGGTCGGATCGGCGTGGTGTGGATCCCGGACGGAAACGCCCCGGGTGCGCCGGCAATCGATCCGGAGGTGGTGGCCCGTCAGGCGGTCGACTCGATGAAGCTCGTCGGTCCGGATATCGACATCAACCCGAAGCCGGGAGGCAAGGGCTTGGTGGGGATGCCCGTGTGGATGGCAGTGGGCCAGTCGCCGAACACGTACGGCCCCAACTCAGCGACGGCGACGGCCGGCGGGGTAACAGTGACCGCGACGGCGAAGGTGAAGTCAATCGTCTGGAACATGGGCGACGGGACGTCGGTGACCTGTAACGGTCCGGGAACGGGGTACCGGAAGTCGTTCGGGATGAAGCAGTCGCCGGACTGCGGCCACGTCTACAAGCAGACCTCCGACTCAGCGGGCGGGAAGTTCAAGGTGTCCGCGACCGCGACCTGGGCGGTCGACTGGCAGGTGGCCGGCGGCGGTGGGGAGACCGGTCACCTGACCGAGGTCCGCAATTCGCAGGTGGGGCTGACGATCACTGAGTCTCAGGCCGTCAACTAACCATTCTTGAAGGGGATTTCGTACGCCATGGACACCACGACGCCTGCGCCGCCGCCGATCGCTCCGCCACGTCAGGCTGACCTGCCGATCTCCGCGGGCGCCAAGAAGTCGTCCAGGGCCCCGCGCAAGCTGATCCAGGCCTTGGTCTGGACGCTGGCCGCTCTGGTCGGTGCCCTGGTGGCGATCTCTCAGGTGAACCGCGCCGGTGACCGGGTCGAGGTCCTGGCCGTGGCGCACGATGTGCAGGCCGGGCAGGTCGTGAAGGCCTCGGACGTGACGACCGCGTCGGTTGCTGAGGATCCCGCGCTCTCTCCGGTGCCGGCCGCCGACCGGAGCCGGATCGTTGGACAGCGGGCCGCGGTCGACCTGCGCCAGGGCTCCCTGCTGACCGCCTCCTCCGTGCAGTCCGGCGGCGGCCTCGGCGATGACCTGCAGGTGGTCGGCGTCGAGGTGAAGAAGGGCACCGCGCCGAGGGACGAACTGCGCCCCGGCGACAAGGTGCTGGCCGTGGTGCTGCCCGAGCAGGGCGCCCAGTCCACGACCGGCACGGGAGCCGCGAAGAACGGCGCGGAGCCAGAGCCGGAGAGCATCGAAGCGACGGTGAAGTCGGTGGGCCGTACGGACGCGACCGGATCGCTGGTGGTGAATCTCGCGGTGCCGACCACGGAAGGGCCGCAGCTGGCGGAGAAGGCCGCGGCCAAGCGGATCGCCCTGGTGCGGCAGCCGCGCGACGGAAAGCAGTGACGGCATGGCTCTGATCGCATTGGTGTCGGCGGCCTCCGACGGTGTGAGTACGTCGGCGACCGCGCTGGCGCTCTCCAGCCGCCAGTCGGTGCTGCTGGCCGAGTTCGACATGGCGGGCAGCAAGCTACGGCACCGGCTGCTGCGCGGCATCCACCTGGGCGGACAGGCCCTGGACGGCAATATCGGCCTGCACAAGCTGGCCGAGGCGTACTGGAGCAGCGCGGCGGCCGGGGTGCAGGATCTGGCGCCGCAGGTGGATCAGCATCTGTGGCCGCTGGACGACACCGGGATGCGGCTCGTGCTGCCGGGCCTGACTGATCCGCGGCAGGCTTCCTCGCTGCAGGAGTTGTGGCCGAGCCTGATCGACGTGCTGCAGATGACCGACCACGAGCACCACTGGGACGTGATCGTGGACGGCGGGCGGCTGGCCTGGGAGAACGGGCGGCTGCACCGGCTGCTGACCCCGTCCCCGGTCCTGCACCAGGCCGACATCGTCCTGCTGGTCGTGAAGCTCGCCGATCCCGCGTCGGTGTTCCTGGCCTCGACGGCGATCGAGGCGCTGCAGGACGAGCTCGGCCAGCACGGCACCGGCGCACGGGCGTTGGGCCTGCTCACACTGTCGTCCGGCTCGCGGCGGGAGTTCGCGCCGCACGAGGTGGAGGCCAAGTTCGAGGCCCCGATCCTCGGCTCGCTGGCCTGGGATGAGCGCGCGGCCGCGTATCTGTCGGCCGGCGGCGCGCCGCCGCGGAATCTGGCCCGCTCAGCGCTGCTGCGCAGCGCGCGCGATGTGCTGGGTCCGCTGCGCGCGTATGCCCAGCAGCGTCGGCTGCACATGGAGATGCGGGCCCAGCAGGGCGTGAGCCCAGCGGTGCTGCACCAGGTACGGCAGCTGGGGATGCGGCGTCGTAGGGAGGCATCGTGACGAACACTCCGACGGGCCCGGACAAGGACGCGGCCCGGACACAGCTGGGTCGTCTGCTCTCCCAGCGCAGCACCCACCCCCCGGAGCACGTCGCGCCTGCAACACCGGATCCCAGGACGGCACAAGCCCACCCGGCCCCCACCGCGCGCCCGGTCGCGCCGGCGCCTGCCCCCATGGTGCCCGTCGCGCCGGTGACCACCAGCTCCTCGGCGGGCGCCGGGGCGATGGGCGTGACCGACTTCGCGCGGACCGCATCGCTGCCCGGCACGCTGCCGGTGCAGCCGGAGGAGATCCAGAAACTGCGGGTGCGGGTCGCCGAGGATCTACGAGCCGTACGGGAGCG
This DNA window, taken from Streptomyces sp. NBC_01445, encodes the following:
- a CDS encoding replication-relaxation family protein, translating into MDTPITPTAPPRPTGLSRLAQDLLPALYQHRLIATSQLHRLFTPHARRPVYLRQQLKELRRIGLVDATARRTSRMGNPELLWYITARGAEAVAYDPTIPRRGYRISPQTAASQLQEHTLTVVDTGVAFAGWARRLGDECSPLDWEPEIAHRIRNGESRGVDDAFMIPDAVLRYTHAAEDGRRRMLSFFIEVDRATMQTTRLAAKLSAYARYQSYVPAAGGRGRRSTREAWRDHYPAFPRLLIVLTGASDRVLANRIQDLRALAAADPRVGQLSAGVTTLQLLQDKGPFAPVMTPLSGDAAPTDVFLAPTGGSRA
- a CDS encoding ATP/GTP-binding protein — translated: MLVVSSSAAHADGGPAVGNDPGCRGAAPDVTVCASDPVRAPGKSDSQSAAAKGGGKGSAAPKCIYTKMVPQPPAENLAMQDGKKRGGKGAAYQVMCPGTGRIGVVWIPDGNAPGAPAIDPEVVARQAVDSMKLVGPDIDINPKPGGKGLVGMPVWMAVGQSPNTYGPNSATATAGGVTVTATAKVKSIVWNMGDGTSVTCNGPGTGYRKSFGMKQSPDCGHVYKQTSDSAGGKFKVSATATWAVDWQVAGGGGETGHLTEVRNSQVGLTITESQAVN
- a CDS encoding SAF domain-containing protein — its product is MDTTTPAPPPIAPPRQADLPISAGAKKSSRAPRKLIQALVWTLAALVGALVAISQVNRAGDRVEVLAVAHDVQAGQVVKASDVTTASVAEDPALSPVPAADRSRIVGQRAAVDLRQGSLLTASSVQSGGGLGDDLQVVGVEVKKGTAPRDELRPGDKVLAVVLPEQGAQSTTGTGAAKNGAEPEPESIEATVKSVGRTDATGSLVVNLAVPTTEGPQLAEKAAAKRIALVRQPRDGKQ